The following proteins come from a genomic window of Eleginops maclovinus isolate JMC-PN-2008 ecotype Puerto Natales chromosome 8, JC_Emac_rtc_rv5, whole genome shotgun sequence:
- the LOC134867995 gene encoding zinc finger MYM-type protein 1-like: MKNRHNNYKAEIISVDYRNMRHFLGILLKGTDGAPLSPPPSPPHSHKHKRKHNLHNLRPKRPVGALAVSGLLDYSTFLEMKRQQESGAEKRKKRKQRDDARASLAGSMLKYVQAGARGQEEDTDEEEPSTSSPNQPQPASRSVHPATVLSPDQPPSTTTDTQQITTTSESPVTESPSEGDKVETGLPSPTDPALWPLRILDADRVEIVRRGPFRVPSDFNFPKGLDGRAFHSSLHFKTLSNGEKVKRSWLVYSKQNNAAFCFACKLFSLKAIKLTAEGNGDWSNINNNLISHECSSDHAQCMFKWRELDTRLQTNTTIDYQEQTLLEAEKRWWRDVLKRLLKITLSLASRNLSFRGSSQCLYEPDNGNFLKEVELLGSFDPVMENHLTKITDESSRTHYLGQQTQNELIQIVSNKTLQTIHTQIQEAKYFSIILDCTPDISHKEQMSLIVRIVELEPKPNIKEYFLGYMEVVETTGLNLSTVLLDKLKELDIPFDDCRGQAYDNGANMKGKKQGVQARLLQLNSRALFVPCAAHSMNLVIADAAKSSRDATGFFGYLQKLFCFFSGATKRWSILTKHINLTVKSWSDVRWESRLRSVTAVRSQIKEIQNALIEARETVNDSVAKIEAQALAEEVASFRFLICSVVWCEILTTTNQVNKLLQTSSMQLDIAVGLIDNAKTSLSRYRHSGFAQAVSTAKDLCEAMNIEPELKEKRLRNTRKQFAYEAADEPFSDALKRLEVSFFNSVVDSALMSLQERFETMTQVRDKFGVLLDFSRVHGMSKENLQKNCIEVQKTLTEKGNSDIDGLEMVQEIINLPQLPPQTTALELLSFLHENRLQEVYPNLWVALRIALTLPVTVASAERSFSKLKLIKTYLRSTMGQERLSGLAVISINGEVAQRLSYDDLINDFAARKCRRVPL; encoded by the exons atgaaaaatcgtcataataattataaggccgaaattatttcagtagactatagaaatatgaggcactttttaggcatactactcaaaggtaccgatggtgcccccctctcccctcccccctcccctccccactcacacaaacacaaacgaaaacacaatctgcacaatctgcgtcccaagcgccctgtgggtgcccttgctgtcagtggtcttttggattactcgacatttttggaaatgaaaaggcaacaggagtcaggagcagaaaaaagaaaaaagaggaaacagcgagatgatgcccgtgcatcacttgcag GGTCAATGCTGAAATACGTTCAAGCGGGAGCACGAGGCCAAGAAGAGGACACAGATGAGGAAGAACCATCGACAAGTTCACCCAATCAACCCCAGCCAGCAAGCAGGTCTGTACACCCCGCAACAGTACTAAGCCCTGATCAACCACCCTCAACCACCACAGATACACAGCAGATAACCACCACCTCTGAAAGTCCTGTCACTGAGAGTCCGTCAGAAGGTGACAAGGTAGAAACGGGTTTGCCCTCTCCAACTGATCCTGCTCTCTGGCCATTACGGATTTTAGATGCGGATCGTGTTGAGATCGTACGAAGAGGTCCATTTAGAGTCccatcagattttaattttccaaaGGGACTAGATGGCAGGGCGTTTCATAGTAGCCTGCATTTCAAAACGCTCTCAAATGGAGAGAAAGTCAAGAGAAGTTGGCTTGTTTACTCGAAACAGAACAATGCTGCATTCTGTTTTGCGTGTAagcttttcagtttgaaagctaTAAAGCTCACTGCAGAGGGCAACGGTGACTGGtccaacattaacaataatttgaTAAGTCATGAATGTAGCTCAGACCATGCCCAGTGCATGTTTAAATGGAGAGAACTGGACACACGTTTACAGACAAATACGACAATAGACTACCAGGAACAGACATTGctggaggcagaaaaaagatGGTGGCGAGATGTTCTCAAACGCTTACTGAAAATAACCCTATCTCTTGCCTCAAGGAATTTGTCATTTAGAGGCTCTTCACAGTGTCTGTATGAACCAGACAATGGCAACTTCTTAAAAGAAGTGGAACTTTTAGGCAGTTTTGATCCTGTGATGGAGAACCACCTGACCAAGATAACCGATGAAAGCTCCCGAACACATTATCTTGGtcagcagacacaaaatgagctgatccagatcgtctccaacaaaacattgcaaacaatccacacacagattcaggaaGCGAAATATTTCTCCATAATTCTTGACTGTACACCTGATATAAGCCACAAGGAGCAAATGTCCCTCATCGTGCGCATTGTTGAATTGGAGCCAAAGCCAAATATCAAGGAGTATTTCCTTGGGTATATGGAGGTGGTTGAAACAACTGGCCTGAACCTGTCTACTGTCCTtttagacaaattaaaggaactCGACATTCCATTTGATGATTGCCGCGGACAGGCCTACGACAATGGTGCGAAcatgaaggggaaaaagcaaGGAGTTCAGGCCCGACTGCTACAGTTGAATTCGAGGGCGTTGTTTGTTCCTTGCGCAGCTCATTCTATGAACCTTGTCATAGCTGATGCTGCGAAGTCATCCAGGGATGCCACTGGCTTTTTTGGCTATTTGCAGAAgctattttgtttcttctcaggaGCTACAAAGCGGtggagcatcttgacaaaacacatcaacctAACTGTGAAATCATGGAGTGATGTGAGGTGGGAGAGCAGGCTTAGGAGTGTCACAGCTGTCAGaagtcaaatcaaagaaatccaaaatgcGCTCATCGAGGCTAGGGAAACTGTCAATGACTCTGTTGCAAAAATAGAGGCTCAAGCCCTGGCAGAAGAAGTGGcctctttcagatttctgatctgttctgttgtctGGTGTGAAATTCTTACAACCACTAACCAGGTAAACAAGCTCCTGCAGACAAGTTCAATGCAGCTTGACATTGCCGTCGGGCTCATTGACAATGCCAAAACCTCCCTCTCCAGATACAGGCACTCTGGGTTTGCTCAGGCAGTGTCAACTGCCAAGGACCTTTGCGAGGCGATGAACATAGAGCCAGAGCTCAAGGAGAAAAGGCTCAGGAACACAAGAAAGCAGTTTGCATATGAGGCTGCAGACGAGCCCTTCAGTGATGCCCTCAAAAGGCTTGAGGTATCCTTTTTCAACAGTGTTGTGGACTCCGCtttgatgtcactgcaggagcGTTTTGAGACCATGACCCAGGTCAGAGACAAATTTGGAGTGCTGCTTGATTTCAGCAGAGTGCACGGAATGTCCAAggagaacctgcaaaaaaaCTGCATCGAAGTGCAgaagacactgactgagaaagGAAATTCGGATATTGATGGACTTGAGATGGTTCAGGAAATCATCAACCTTCCTCAACTGCCACCACAAACAACTGCCTTGGAGTTGCTCTCATTTCTCCATGAGAATCGCCTTCAAGAGGTGTATCCAAATCTCTGGGTTGCTCTTCGAATCGCATTGACTCTCCCTGTTACAGTTGCCTCTGCTGAGCGAAGTTTTTCGAAACTGAAGCTCATCAAAACTTACTTACGTTCAACAATGGGGCAGGAACGTCTAAGTGGTCTTGCTGTCATCAGCATTAATGGTGAAGTGGCTCAGAGGCTGTCCTATGATGACCTAATTAATGACTTTGCAGCGAGGAAATGCAGACGTGTTCCTCTATAG